A window of Paenibacillus polygoni contains these coding sequences:
- the tpiA gene encoding triose-phosphate isomerase codes for MSRTPIIAGNWKMFKTVPESTSFIEAVKGQAEVEGVESVICAPFTNLPALVEAVKGTNIKIGAQNLHFEDNGAFTGEISGVMLKDLGVDYVVIGHSERRQYFNETDKTVNKKVHAAFRHGLTPIVCVGEKLEEREADQTKDVCKVQTEAAFAGLAADQAAKVVVAYEPIWAIGTGKSSTSQDANEVISYIRGVIKDLYNEEVANAVRIQYGGSVKPENVAEYLGQSDIDGALVGGASLQPESYIALVQGAK; via the coding sequence ATGAGTAGAACTCCGATCATCGCAGGTAACTGGAAGATGTTCAAAACCGTACCTGAATCCACTTCGTTTATTGAAGCGGTAAAAGGGCAAGCTGAAGTAGAAGGGGTAGAAAGTGTAATTTGTGCTCCATTCACTAATCTTCCAGCTTTGGTTGAAGCAGTAAAAGGAACAAACATTAAAATTGGTGCTCAAAACCTTCATTTCGAAGATAATGGTGCATTCACTGGTGAAATCAGCGGCGTTATGCTGAAAGATCTGGGTGTAGATTACGTTGTAATTGGACACTCTGAGCGTCGTCAGTATTTTAACGAAACGGATAAAACAGTAAACAAAAAAGTTCATGCTGCATTCCGTCATGGTCTTACTCCAATTGTATGTGTGGGTGAGAAACTGGAAGAGCGTGAAGCGGACCAAACGAAAGACGTTTGTAAAGTGCAAACAGAAGCTGCATTTGCTGGACTAGCTGCTGATCAAGCAGCAAAAGTTGTAGTAGCTTATGAGCCGATCTGGGCAATTGGAACAGGTAAATCTTCCACATCCCAAGATGCAAACGAAGTTATTTCATACATTCGCGGCGTGATTAAAGATCTATACAATGAAGAGGTTGCAAACGCAGTTCGTATTCAATACGGCGGCAGTGTGAAACCTGAGAACGTTGCCGAGTATCTCGGTCAAAGCGATATCGACGGAGCACTTGTTGGCGGAGCAAGCCTTCAACCAGAATCCTACATCGCGCTCGTTCAGGGGGCGAAGTAA